A single Acidobacteriota bacterium DNA region contains:
- a CDS encoding SRPBCC family protein, with protein sequence MEPMRADMIIEAPRHVVWDALVDGDAVVEWNPAIREIQRRSDEPLGIGATRRCSMSPSGWMTETVVEWDEGSLVGYSIHDASPLKHGLIRFELTDQATATRIKASFRYSVRLGPLGPVIDRLIVHRQLSAAWERSLEGLRLYTESLTRKGAGGHTSIPQTAEQGEIP encoded by the coding sequence ATGGAACCGATGAGGGCCGACATGATCATCGAAGCGCCTCGCCACGTCGTGTGGGACGCACTCGTGGACGGCGATGCGGTCGTCGAATGGAACCCTGCAATACGCGAAATTCAGCGCAGATCCGACGAACCGCTTGGGATCGGTGCCACCCGCAGATGCTCCATGAGTCCAAGCGGATGGATGACCGAAACGGTGGTCGAGTGGGACGAGGGTTCGCTTGTCGGCTACAGCATCCACGATGCGTCGCCGCTGAAACACGGTCTGATACGTTTTGAACTTACTGACCAAGCGACGGCGACACGGATCAAGGCAAGCTTTCGATACAGCGTGCGACTAGGGCCGCTTGGTCCGGTCATCGATCGGCTTATTGTCCATCGCCAACTCAGCGCGGCGTGGGAACGCAGCCTCGAAGGGCTTCGCCTATACACAGAATCGCTAACGCGCAAGGGAGCGGGCGGACACACGTCCATACCCCAAACCGCAGAACAAGGAGAGATACCATGA
- a CDS encoding winged helix-turn-helix domain-containing protein → MHVAILGPLEVRQDNTLLVLGGPKQRAVLAMLAIHLGEVVSQDRLIEAVWGNDLPANPSNTLQYQVAQLRKLLEDDPSKPRRLVTLSPGYLLESSTITVDNVEFERHVGAARSHLAVEANAEARNSIEAALRLWRGPALDEFRYEAFASAEADRLDAERVSAQELSIDIALAQGRHGEMIPLLEDLTSRYPVREGLWAQRMTALYRDGRQTEALRAYQDARGALVDAGIEPSAKLRDLEQNIIDQDADLDAPALSIDPSRTNLPTPTNRLIGRESAVADTIGTLSVSRLVTLVGSGGAGKTRLAIAVANQLHSSYRDGVWFVELDGLEEPELVPAVVGRTLGVKEDPAAEVVDTVAAALRHKSVLIVLDNCEHLAEAAGDLVETLLQRCPGLSVLATSQSTMNVSGEVVVNVPPLALPGETDSIYDRLDEVAAVALFLERSKGASGQRRDWTEADLAAVANIVSELDGMPLAVELAAARTRSMSLDEIARGLSDRFEILGRGPRTAPIRQQSLLGAVEWSVSLLQPPLLDALLRLSVFAGSYGVETAASVVGVSDNEMREVLAALVDRSLIYRVTDLIGSARYAMLETIRKYGARELSDTELASAQDAHLDTFMSLVAESADGICGPDQVTWLHRLNGEYENIRAALAWSIAGGSIESGIRMGGHLGGYWDWTGHLKEAFEWYRRLDEAVSEPIVGLGAIQGWRAYLAWEFGDMDMGRRFGEQALETATAIGDTVDVILALSVDALLARSAGDLDAARVSAETIVRLATEAGNDWRVAWAYSALATIALVAKDLDAALTHAETTIEIFDRCGDQRGIAWGLIAHAHVSLDRDDLDAADAYALDALAKSVDVFDDRNISWCLEILADIARRRGEFDRSARLWGAAHPLREHRGLPGSPSKLGELDDLERALRSEIGDDVDLMMRAGRADPRGVVAGEIARVDRWKVAS, encoded by the coding sequence ATGCACGTTGCAATTCTTGGACCCCTCGAGGTCCGTCAGGACAACACGCTATTGGTCCTCGGCGGCCCTAAACAGAGGGCCGTTCTCGCGATGCTTGCCATCCATCTCGGCGAGGTCGTTTCTCAGGATCGGCTGATCGAGGCTGTCTGGGGCAACGATCTGCCCGCAAACCCATCAAACACATTGCAGTACCAGGTCGCACAGCTGCGGAAGCTTCTCGAAGATGATCCGTCCAAGCCACGGCGGCTCGTTACGCTATCGCCCGGCTACCTTCTCGAGTCGTCGACGATCACGGTCGACAATGTCGAGTTCGAGCGTCACGTTGGTGCCGCCAGGTCGCATCTCGCAGTTGAGGCCAACGCAGAGGCGCGAAATTCCATCGAAGCTGCGCTTCGGTTGTGGCGTGGGCCGGCGCTCGACGAGTTCCGCTACGAAGCCTTTGCGAGTGCGGAAGCTGACCGGCTCGATGCTGAGCGTGTTAGCGCACAGGAGTTGAGCATCGACATTGCCCTTGCACAGGGTCGCCACGGCGAAATGATTCCGCTGCTCGAGGACCTCACGTCTCGCTACCCGGTCCGCGAGGGGCTGTGGGCACAGCGAATGACTGCCCTCTATCGCGACGGCAGGCAAACAGAAGCGTTGCGCGCGTATCAGGACGCTCGCGGTGCTCTGGTGGACGCCGGCATCGAACCGTCAGCCAAGCTGCGCGATCTTGAGCAAAATATCATCGACCAAGACGCAGATCTCGATGCGCCAGCGTTGTCCATCGACCCCTCCCGCACCAATCTCCCAACCCCGACCAATCGTCTGATCGGCCGGGAATCGGCGGTTGCGGACACCATCGGCACTCTTTCGGTGTCTCGGTTGGTCACGTTGGTTGGTTCGGGAGGAGCCGGCAAAACGAGACTCGCTATTGCGGTGGCCAACCAGCTTCACTCGAGCTATCGCGACGGTGTGTGGTTTGTCGAACTCGACGGTCTCGAGGAGCCTGAACTTGTGCCTGCTGTCGTCGGTCGAACGTTGGGAGTCAAAGAAGACCCGGCAGCGGAAGTTGTTGACACCGTTGCCGCGGCGCTGCGACATAAATCCGTGTTGATAGTGCTCGATAACTGTGAACACCTCGCGGAAGCCGCGGGGGACCTCGTGGAAACTCTTCTGCAACGCTGTCCGGGCCTATCGGTGCTTGCGACCAGTCAGTCGACGATGAACGTTTCGGGTGAGGTTGTGGTCAATGTCCCGCCGTTGGCATTGCCTGGCGAAACGGACTCGATATACGACCGTCTCGACGAGGTTGCCGCGGTTGCCCTGTTCTTGGAGCGATCCAAGGGCGCAAGCGGCCAACGACGTGATTGGACCGAAGCTGATCTCGCTGCCGTGGCCAACATTGTGTCAGAGCTCGACGGCATGCCGCTTGCTGTAGAGCTTGCCGCGGCGCGTACACGGTCGATGTCCCTCGATGAGATTGCAAGAGGGTTGAGCGACAGATTCGAGATACTTGGGCGCGGTCCACGGACCGCACCGATACGACAACAATCGCTTCTTGGGGCGGTCGAGTGGAGTGTGTCGCTGCTTCAACCGCCGCTTCTTGACGCCTTGCTGAGATTGAGTGTCTTTGCCGGCAGTTATGGTGTGGAAACTGCGGCCAGCGTTGTTGGTGTGTCAGACAACGAGATGCGCGAGGTGTTGGCCGCTCTCGTTGATCGGTCTCTGATCTATCGGGTGACCGACCTCATTGGATCCGCTCGGTACGCGATGCTCGAAACGATCCGCAAGTACGGAGCGCGGGAATTGTCCGACACCGAGCTAGCGTCGGCGCAAGACGCTCACCTAGACACATTTATGTCGTTGGTCGCTGAGTCCGCCGATGGAATTTGCGGGCCGGACCAGGTCACCTGGCTGCACCGTCTGAACGGCGAGTACGAGAACATCAGGGCCGCTCTCGCTTGGAGTATCGCTGGCGGCTCGATTGAAAGTGGCATCCGGATGGGCGGACATCTTGGCGGTTACTGGGATTGGACCGGCCACTTGAAGGAGGCGTTCGAGTGGTATCGGAGGCTCGATGAGGCGGTGTCAGAACCGATCGTCGGACTCGGTGCGATCCAGGGATGGCGCGCCTATTTGGCATGGGAATTCGGCGACATGGATATGGGCAGGCGGTTTGGCGAACAGGCGCTTGAAACAGCGACCGCGATTGGTGACACGGTTGATGTGATTCTAGCTCTGTCCGTGGATGCCCTCTTGGCGAGGTCGGCCGGCGATCTAGATGCAGCCCGAGTCTCAGCGGAGACGATCGTCCGCCTTGCTACCGAAGCTGGGAACGATTGGAGGGTGGCGTGGGCATACAGCGCTCTAGCTACGATCGCCCTTGTGGCGAAGGACTTAGACGCCGCCCTCACCCACGCTGAGACCACGATCGAAATTTTCGACCGGTGCGGCGACCAGCGGGGCATAGCGTGGGGCCTCATCGCCCATGCCCACGTCTCCCTCGATCGAGATGATCTCGATGCCGCAGACGCATACGCTTTGGATGCTCTCGCCAAGTCCGTTGACGTCTTTGATGACCGCAACATCTCGTGGTGCTTGGAGATACTCGCCGACATCGCCCGCCGTCGCGGAGAATTTGATCGTTCGGCGCGCTTATGGGGCGCGGCACATCCGCTTCGTGAGCATCGGGGGCTGCCCGGCTCGCCATCGAAGCTCGGCGAGCTTGATGACCTCGAACGTGCCTTGCGTTCTGAGATCGGTGACGATGTCGATCTGATGATGCGCGCGGGTCGCGCCGATCCGCGGGGCGTCGTGGCCGGCGAAATCGCGAGGGTCGATCGATGGAAAGTGGCGTCCTGA
- a CDS encoding Mrp/NBP35 family ATP-binding protein, with protein sequence MIRRDDIEGALRGVIDPELGIDIVELGMVAGITIDGGQVTIGIALTIAACPMRDQIETDVVRKVGSFPGVDDVRIKISAMTKAQRTELMEKARLRVRDNAETTMVSPTTRVIAVSSGKGGVGKSSLTANLAVALVDLGHKVGILDADIWGFSIPRILGSLDTRLEAADDRKIQPTIAYGIEVVSTGLIIEDEQTALMWRGLMLSKALEQFLRDVAWSKDLDYLLIDMPPGTGDIQMALGRLLPQAEMIVVTTPQKAAQKVAARVADMARRSFMPVLGVIENMSGFTTEDGSHYKLFGEGGGQELADQIGVPLLAKIPLDPHVVEGGDNGKPVVRFYPDGPAGKAIIAAAKTLVGVVPPAEDDSCGTRMDIIAQRLEDMETARA encoded by the coding sequence ATGATTCGCCGCGACGACATTGAAGGAGCCCTGAGGGGCGTGATCGACCCTGAACTGGGCATCGACATTGTCGAGCTCGGCATGGTCGCCGGGATCACTATCGACGGTGGCCAGGTGACGATCGGAATCGCCCTCACGATTGCGGCGTGCCCGATGCGCGACCAGATCGAAACGGACGTCGTACGCAAGGTCGGCAGCTTTCCAGGTGTGGACGATGTGAGGATCAAGATCTCGGCGATGACCAAGGCACAACGCACCGAGCTGATGGAGAAGGCCCGACTGCGGGTCCGCGACAACGCCGAAACAACCATGGTGAGCCCGACGACCCGCGTCATTGCGGTGTCATCCGGGAAAGGAGGCGTCGGTAAGTCGTCGTTGACCGCGAACCTCGCGGTCGCGCTGGTGGACTTGGGTCACAAGGTCGGCATTCTCGACGCCGACATTTGGGGGTTCTCCATCCCCCGCATCCTCGGTTCGCTCGACACCCGGCTCGAAGCAGCCGATGATCGCAAGATCCAGCCGACAATCGCCTACGGGATCGAAGTCGTCTCGACCGGTCTCATCATCGAGGATGAACAAACTGCGTTGATGTGGCGGGGGCTGATGCTGTCGAAGGCTCTCGAACAGTTCTTGCGTGATGTGGCGTGGTCGAAAGACCTCGACTACCTACTGATCGACATGCCGCCCGGCACAGGGGACATCCAGATGGCGCTGGGTCGCCTCCTCCCTCAAGCCGAGATGATCGTTGTCACCACCCCGCAAAAGGCCGCCCAAAAAGTCGCCGCGCGAGTGGCCGACATGGCTCGACGGTCGTTCATGCCGGTGCTCGGGGTCATTGAAAACATGTCTGGATTCACCACCGAGGACGGCAGCCACTACAAATTGTTTGGCGAAGGCGGAGGTCAAGAACTCGCGGATCAGATCGGGGTGCCGCTGCTAGCCAAGATTCCCCTAGATCCACACGTCGTCGAAGGCGGCGACAATGGCAAGCCGGTTGTACGCTTTTACCCTGACGGCCCCGCAGGAAAGGCAATTATCGCCGCTGCAAAAACATTGGTTGGTGTGGTCCCACCCGCCGAGGACGACTCGTGTGGAACCCGGATGGATATCATTGCCCAACGTCTTGAAGACATGGAGACCGCTCGCGCCTAG
- the galE gene encoding UDP-glucose 4-epimerase GalE has product MNVLVTGGAGYIGSHIVIELTAAGHNVVIADNLVNSDRKVIDRLETIIGHPTTFVQVDITDAIALNDVFDEHSFDSVIHMAGLKAVGESVSRPIDYYLNNIGSGAVLARVMANHGVRNLVFSSSATVYGIPDELPLTEESTLSAINPYGRTKLMLEEMFRDVAASEPGWNIILLRYFNPIGAHSSGLIGEDPAGIPNNLLPFVAQVAVGRLEKLSVFGDDWPTPDGTPIRDYIHVFDLATGHVAALAKLAEDPGVVVYNLGTGRGVSVLEVVAAFEKATGVEIPYEIVGRRDGDAAEAWADVSKAERELGWKATKTLVEGCADSWNWQSNNPHGFKGS; this is encoded by the coding sequence ATGAACGTTCTTGTCACCGGCGGCGCCGGTTACATCGGCAGTCACATCGTCATCGAACTGACCGCCGCTGGGCACAATGTGGTCATTGCCGACAACCTGGTGAACAGCGACCGCAAAGTGATCGACCGTCTTGAGACGATCATCGGCCACCCCACGACCTTTGTGCAAGTCGATATCACCGACGCGATTGCGCTCAACGACGTCTTCGACGAACACAGTTTTGACTCGGTTATCCACATGGCCGGACTCAAGGCAGTAGGCGAGTCTGTGTCTCGGCCGATCGACTACTACCTCAACAATATTGGGAGTGGGGCGGTCCTGGCCCGAGTCATGGCGAACCATGGCGTGAGAAATCTGGTGTTTTCCTCCTCGGCCACGGTGTATGGCATCCCCGATGAGCTTCCTCTAACAGAGGAGTCCACTCTGTCTGCGATCAACCCGTACGGGCGGACGAAGTTGATGCTCGAAGAGATGTTCCGCGATGTTGCCGCGTCAGAACCCGGTTGGAACATCATTTTGCTGCGCTACTTCAACCCGATCGGCGCCCACAGCTCCGGTCTTATCGGCGAAGACCCTGCCGGCATACCCAACAACTTGCTGCCCTTTGTTGCACAGGTCGCGGTCGGCCGTCTCGAAAAACTCAGTGTGTTCGGTGACGACTGGCCGACCCCTGACGGCACCCCGATCCGTGACTACATCCACGTCTTCGACCTGGCAACAGGTCACGTCGCAGCCCTCGCCAAACTTGCTGAGGACCCCGGTGTTGTGGTGTACAACCTGGGGACAGGTAGAGGCGTATCCGTGCTTGAGGTGGTGGCAGCCTTTGAGAAAGCCACCGGCGTTGAGATCCCGTACGAAATCGTCGGCCGCCGCGACGGGGACGCCGCCGAGGCCTGGGCCGACGTTTCAAAGGCCGAACGTGAACTCGGTTGGAAGGCGACCAAAACGCTGGTTGAGGGCTGCGCCGACTCTTGGAATTGGCAGTCGAATAACCCCCATGGCTTCAAAGGGTCTTAG